AAGGAGGGTGATGTCTGGGTTTACCTAGCGTCTTTGAAAATTTTTTGCCTTTTGGAGCAAGTTTGACTTATGAGAAAATAAGAGTCTTACTCAGCCGATAAGGGTAGACCGGTTAGATTTAATTCATTCTATTGATGACATTAAACTAACCGGTTTTTTATTTTTTATAAAATTAAATCTGTGGTAAAATAACATTATGCGTATTGGTATCGACTCCATACTAGTCGCTGCGCTCCAGTACGGGGCGAGAATCAGATGTTTCAATGTTTTTTTGTTAAATAAGTTTAACCTGTAATTTATTATTATGCGTATTGGTATCGACATTCGGAGCTTAATGGATAAAAATCGTTCAGGAGTGGGCGAGTATGTTTTTAATGTTTTAAATAATTTATTCGAAATTGATCAGCACAATCAATATTTTTTATTTTACAATTCTTTTAAAAAAGTTGATCATATTTTACCAAATTGGAATTATAATAATGTTAAATTTGTGGGTCATCATCAACCCAATAAACTATTTAATTTTCAACAAAATTTTTTTAAAAAGCCATATTTAGATAAATTAGTCGGTGGGGTTGATATCTTTTGGTTACCTAATTTTCATTTTGCCAATTTATCTTCCCAAGTTAAAAAAATCATCACTGTGCATGATTTGTCATTTGAAATTTATCCAGAGTTTTTTTCATTTAAAAGACGTTATTGGCACAGAATTTTAAAAACCCAAAAGTTAGTTAAAAATATGGATCAAATTATAGCTGTTTCACAAAACACAAAACAGGATTTAATTGATTTATATAATATTAATAAAGAAAAAATCAATGTTATTTATCCAAGCGTAAGTCAAGATTTTAAAAAAATAGAAGATCAAACAGTTTTGCAACAAGTTAAAAATAAATATAATTTACCAGACAATTTTATTTTATATTTGGGTAATTTAGAACCTAGGAAAAATTTGATTGGTTTGCTTCAGGCTTTTGAAAAAATTAAATCAGACGTTAATTTGGTTTTAGCCGGGCAACCGGGGTGGTTATATCGTCAAATATTTAATTTAGCTCAAAAAAGTTTTAAAAAAGATAAAATCCATTTTTTGGGTTATGTGGATTATGGAGATAGGCCAGCTTTATATAATTTAGCGCAGGTTTTTGTTTATCCGTCTTTTTACGAAGGTTTTGGTTTGCCACCCCTGGAAGCTATGGCTTGTGGTTGTCCGGTGGTAAGTAGTTTTTCTTCGTCGCTGGGCGAGGTAGTTGATTCAGCTGGCTTGTTAGTTGATCCATATGATATAATGGAAATAAGCCAGGCCATTGATCAAATTTTACAAAATTCGGACTTGAAGCAAGATTTAATTGAAAAAGGATTAGTTCAAGCTAAAAAATTTGATTGGCAAAAGACAGCGCAAGATATTTTAAAGATTTTTGAAAAATAAAATTGGATAACAGTGGTTGTTTATAATGATTTAAGTCATTTAGAATAATTAAGGTTGATAATTTTTTCTCCCCTCCTTTTAAAGGAGGGGGAAGGGGTGGTTGGATTGATTTTTAGATATTTTAAAATAAAAAAGGGCCCCGCATTTTTAAATGCGAGGCAAACTTGAGAATCACTATGCTTCGGTTATTTCAGCCCTGAAGTGTTTTTTAAAGAGATAAGCAACGCCGATCAGTAAAGTAGCACAGAACATATAGCTTGAAGAGCCGATTAAACCGACAGCCAAACCCTCGCCCGATCCCAGAATAAAACCGAAGGCTAAACCGGTACACCAAATAAAAATTTCTGAGAACCAGCCGTCGTCCTTAACGATGACGGAATAGCCGATACTCCCGAAGTATATTCCCGCAAGTAAGCTAGGTAAAAAGACACCGAACCACGCCAGATTGTCTTTAAATAAGCCATTATCTTTTCCATTGATGGAAATGGAGAATCCGATAATTACTAAAACGATTATTATAATAAAATTTATTATAATCAATCGCTTTACCCTTTTAGAAAGATTCATTTTCCCTCCTTAATTAGTTTTTTAAATAGCGATGATTTTCTTTAAGCTTAGCGTATATTATATTTTTTGTCAAGACCTAGTGTCATTCTGAACTCTAGTCCGCCAAATCGGAAGATGTTTCAGAATCTATTAATACTTTGTACTTTATCCCAGTAAAAAAACGTTCAACTTAATTAAAGATCCTGAAATAAATTCAGGATGACAAAGACAAATTCAGGATGACAATTTTAATTTAGGATGACAGTTGTTGAATAAGTTTAATTTATAAAAAAAATTATGCGAATCGGCATTGACCACCTCAACCAACCGCTACGCTAGTTGGTGAGGTGGCGAGAGTCAAATATTTTATTATTAAATTAGCTAAATAAGTTTTACTTTATAACAATATTATGCGAGTAGGCATCGACGCGCGACTCTATGGTCCTAAAAACAGGGGCCTGGGTCGTTACGTTCAACAATTAATTACTCATTTAGAAAAAGTTGATCAAAACAACCAGTATTTTATTTTTTTGACCAAAAAGAATTTTGATGAGTATCAACCAACAAATTCTAATTTTACCAAAGTTTTAGCTGATGTCAGATGGTACACATTGAAAGAACAAATTGTCATGCCTAAAATTATAAAAAAATTAAAACTAGATTTGATGCATTTTCCGCATTTTAATGTGCCAATCAACTGTCCGGTGAAATTTATAGTAACAATTCATGATTTAATTATTCATCATTTTCCAGATTCACGGGCGACAACCCTAAATCCCATATTATATAAAATTAAACTTGAGGCTTATAAATTTGTTATTAAACAAGCTATTTTAAAATCACAAAAAATTGTGGCTGTTTCTGAATTTACCAAAAAAGACATTTTACAACATTATAAAGTTAAAGCAGATAAGATAAAAGTAGTTTATCAAGGATTAAATCAAAAAAATTTAAATATCAACCAAAGTCAAATTGATGAAATTTTAAAAAAATATAAAATTCAAACACCGTATTTGTTATATGTGGGCGCAGCTTATCCGCATAAAAATTTGGAAATATTGATTAAGGCTTTTGATAAAATTAGTGCTAAGCATCAGAATTTAAATTTAGTTTTAGTTGGGCAGAAAGATTATTTTTATCAACGTTTACAAAAATATATTCAAATTGACTTTCCAAAATTAAAAAATAAAATTATTTTCACCGGGTTTGTGTCAGATTCAGAATTAAGTTGTTTGTATAAAGCTGGTTTAATTTATGTTTTTCCGTCTTTATTTGAGGGCTTCGGTTTGCCACCTTTGGAAGCCATGCAATATGATTTACCGGTTGCCAGCAGTCAGGCTAGTTGTTTACCAGAAGTTTTGAAAGATGCGGTTATTTATTTTGACCCTGTTGAAAAAAATGATATAATAAAACAATTAGATATTTTGATTCAAGATGCTGATTTACAGCGTCAGCTTAAAATTAATGGCCAAAAATTGTTAAGTCAATATAATTGGTTAAAAGCAACACAACAAATTGTAGAAATTTATAATTCTATAAATAATGCCAGTTAAAAAAATAAAATCAAAAACTCAAACCAAAACCAAAAAAGTAGCATCTAAGACCAGCAGTTTATCATCAAAATCAGTGTCTAAAATTATTCGGTCAAAATCAACAGCTCATGTTAAGAAAAATAAGGTTTATAAAGTTAAAATTAAATCTAAGGTTCAACCTTCGGGTTTTGTAGTTGATTTAAGACCAATATCAGTGATTGAACCGACAATTGAAGAAATAAAAGTTGAACCAATTTTAAAAGAGATTGATAGGTTTGAACCAGTTGACAATGCTAATCTAGATTTAGAAAAAAGTTTATTTTTGCCGCAAGTTGATTTTAGTCAGACAATTATTAAGCCACGAGAAAAAAAATATTTTTGGCGTAAATTTTGGAACAAAATAATAAATTATCGACCACGCTTAAAATATTTTCAAGCAAGACCGGTTGAACCTAAAACACAAATCATTTGGTCGTGGCAGATATTTAAAAATAAAACTTTTTTAAAACCAGTTTTAACTTTTGTAATAATTTGTTTACTCATCGTAGTGCCAATTCAATTTTTTGGTTTGTATCGTAATTATCAACAAACCAAAGCTGGCTTTTATGAATTAAGTGCGACCTTACCGAATCAATTAGAAAAAGCGCAGACTTCACTGGAGCGTTTAGATATTCAGGCGTTAAGTCAACAAACCAATTTAATTCAAGAGCAATTATTAGATTTAAAAAATCAATTAGATAGGGGTTTAATTATAACTTCTTTAACCAAGCTCAGTCACAAGGGTTCTCTGGCAAATAATTTTATTCAGGCTGGTTTGGCCTTAACACAAGTAGTTCGGGATTTGAATCAGACTTTTGAGGATTTTTCAACTGACTTTGATGGTCGTCAAATTTATAATTTTACAGATGAAAATGTAAATTTAACTGAACCAAACTTTAGTCAACGTTTAAAAATTTTACATCAAAATTTAGAAAAAATTTATCAAAAGTTGAACGAGGGTAATCAGTATTTAAGTTATATTGATTTAAATGATTTTGACCCAGCTTATCAAGCTAAATTAGATCAGTTGCATCAGGAATTAGATCGAGTTGAAAATTATATTGCTAAATATTTAAAATTAACTCAAATTTTACCACAATTGGTGGGTGATGAAGATTGGCAAAGATATTTAGTAGTTTTTCAAAATAGCAACGAATTAAGAGCCACGGGTGGTTTTATGGGGAGTTATGCTCTGATTGATTTTTATCAAGGTAGAATTATTAATTTAGAGATTCCCGGTGGCGGTTTTTATGATCTAGAGGCTGGTTTAAATAAAAATATTCAGCCTCCACAACCAATTTTAATGGTAAATCAACGTTGGGAAGTCCAAGATGCTAATTG
The nucleotide sequence above comes from Patescibacteria group bacterium. Encoded proteins:
- a CDS encoding glycosyltransferase family 1 protein gives rise to the protein MRVGIDARLYGPKNRGLGRYVQQLITHLEKVDQNNQYFIFLTKKNFDEYQPTNSNFTKVLADVRWYTLKEQIVMPKIIKKLKLDLMHFPHFNVPINCPVKFIVTIHDLIIHHFPDSRATTLNPILYKIKLEAYKFVIKQAILKSQKIVAVSEFTKKDILQHYKVKADKIKVVYQGLNQKNLNINQSQIDEILKKYKIQTPYLLYVGAAYPHKNLEILIKAFDKISAKHQNLNLVLVGQKDYFYQRLQKYIQIDFPKLKNKIIFTGFVSDSELSCLYKAGLIYVFPSLFEGFGLPPLEAMQYDLPVASSQASCLPEVLKDAVIYFDPVEKNDIIKQLDILIQDADLQRQLKINGQKLLSQYNWLKATQQIVEIYNSINNAS
- a CDS encoding glycosyltransferase family 1 protein, translating into MRIGIDIRSLMDKNRSGVGEYVFNVLNNLFEIDQHNQYFLFYNSFKKVDHILPNWNYNNVKFVGHHQPNKLFNFQQNFFKKPYLDKLVGGVDIFWLPNFHFANLSSQVKKIITVHDLSFEIYPEFFSFKRRYWHRILKTQKLVKNMDQIIAVSQNTKQDLIDLYNINKEKINVIYPSVSQDFKKIEDQTVLQQVKNKYNLPDNFILYLGNLEPRKNLIGLLQAFEKIKSDVNLVLAGQPGWLYRQIFNLAQKSFKKDKIHFLGYVDYGDRPALYNLAQVFVYPSFYEGFGLPPLEAMACGCPVVSSFSSSLGEVVDSAGLLVDPYDIMEISQAIDQILQNSDLKQDLIEKGLVQAKKFDWQKTAQDILKIFEK
- a CDS encoding DUF4012 domain-containing protein — its product is MPVKKIKSKTQTKTKKVASKTSSLSSKSVSKIIRSKSTAHVKKNKVYKVKIKSKVQPSGFVVDLRPISVIEPTIEEIKVEPILKEIDRFEPVDNANLDLEKSLFLPQVDFSQTIIKPREKKYFWRKFWNKIINYRPRLKYFQARPVEPKTQIIWSWQIFKNKTFLKPVLTFVIICLLIVVPIQFFGLYRNYQQTKAGFYELSATLPNQLEKAQTSLERLDIQALSQQTNLIQEQLLDLKNQLDRGLIITSLTKLSHKGSLANNFIQAGLALTQVVRDLNQTFEDFSTDFDGRQIYNFTDENVNLTEPNFSQRLKILHQNLEKIYQKLNEGNQYLSYIDLNDFDPAYQAKLDQLHQELDRVENYIAKYLKLTQILPQLVGDEDWQRYLVVFQNSNELRATGGFMGSYALIDFYQGRIINLEIPGGGFYDLEAGLNKNIQPPQPILMVNQRWEVQDANWWPDWPTSAQKISQFYEDCGGATVDGVISLNMDVVAALLTLTGPIEMSEYNKTIDSLNFIDQLQQEVEIDYNKEANQPKKIIADLTPELLKRIFDLLQQPNASTEVLKILGVLENNLIERNIQFYLTKPEFEEVILNLGWGGNLKETSQDYLMVVDTNLRGGKTDGVIYKDLDLTTEIQADGSLINTLKIKRTHQGDPQDIFTNQTNIDYVRVYVPLGSILLESQGFNPPGGGNFYQTTGQNEIDFQVAEFEDKSIADSKGTLIGVENNKTVFANWMILEPGTQAQATLVYKLPFKVQTQIETLKESNWFKIASQKMGLTQSVTDNLSSYNILVQKQSGNKNINFQQTLISPYDWPVSWSYPDDLKIVNLKNNQQKFIFEDSLNQDIYWGVSLKIAE